A window of Bacillus toyonensis BCT-7112 genomic DNA:
AAACAAAAACGATAGTCGATAAAATTTGGAGCTTTTTCTCTTCTGTAAAAGTAGGTGTATGGCTAATCGTAATAACTTTAGCTGCATCAGCGATAGGAACAATTTTTCCGCAAGAAATGTACATAACGCCAGGAATTGCACCAGCTGAATATTATAAACAGGAATACGGATTTTTAGGGCAATTATACTATCAATTAGGATTTAATAATTTATACGGTTCATGGTGGTACATGATTTTAATTGCTTCTATCGGTACTTCACTTGTGATATGTAGTTTAGACCGTGTTATTCCCCTTTATAAAGCTTTAAAAAAACAAGGGGTAAAAAGACATCCTAGCTTTTTAAAGAGACAAAGATTATACGGGACTGGTACTCCGCAAGATGGTGACTTGGAAAGAGTGCAAAAGAATTTAAAGAAAAGAAACTATAACGTGAAAGTGGAAGACGGAAACGTTTTAGCGGAAAAGGGACGTTTCTCACGTTGGGGTCCATATGTAAATCATATCGGCCTTATTATCTTTTTATTCGGTGCGATGCTTCGTTTTTTACCGAGTATGTACGTAGACGAAGCTCTTTGGTTACGTGATGGTGAAACGAAAGAAGTACCAGGGACGGATGGTCAATACTATTTAAAAAATGAGAAGTTTATAAAAGAAGTTTATGATAAAAGTAAGGATAAGGAAGTTTTTGATGAAGCGATAGACCGTGTTGGGGATAAAATGATTGCGAAAAACTTCCAAACGAATGCAGTATTATATAAAGCGGTAGGCGAAAATATAGCAGGGCAAAAACCGAAATTAGAAAAAGTAAAAGAAGCGGAAATTCGCGTGAATGAGCCATTGAAATTTGATCAATTTGCAGTGTATCAAGTGGATTATAAAGAAAGTGAATTTAAAAGTATGTCCTTCCACTTGCAAAACAAAGAAAATAATCAAAAGTGGGGACCAATTAAAGTAGATTTAGCGAATCCTACAGAAAAATACGATTTAGGAAATGGTTATTCTTTAGAACTATTAAGCTATTTTCCAGATTTTTATTTTGATGAGAATGGAAAACCGAATACAAAAACAAAATTACCAAACAACCCTGCATTCGTATTTAAAATGTTTACGCCTGAGACGCCAGATGGTGAAGTGAGTTTCGTTGGTATTCAGCAAAATATAGAAGCAGATGGAAACAACAAATATAAAATGTCATTTGCAGGTGTTGAAATGCAAAATGCGACAGCTCTAACGGTTAGGAAAGATTTAACGCTTTGGATTCTTGGTATTGGAGGATTTATATTTATGGTTGGTGTCATTCAAGGTATGTATTGGAATCATCGCCGTATTTGGATACAACGTGTTAATGATGAATGGTGGATTGCAGGACATACGAATAAAAATTGGTTCGGTTTAAAGAAAGATATTGAAAGAATACTAGAAGGTACAGCAATTCCACAGCCAAATGATAAAGTAATTGATAAAAAAATTAGTTAAGGTGGGGAAACGATATGGTGCAAATAAGTAGTAACTTTCTCTTTACCGCATTTATTTTATATTTAATAGCAACTCTATTTTTTGGGGGAGCAATTAAAGAAAAGGGTCATAAATGGGCAAATGTAGGAATAACGATTACAATTTTAGGATTTATAGCACAAACAGTATATTTTGTTACAAGGTGGATTGCATCAGGTCATGCGCCAGTTAGTAACTTTTTCGAATTCGGTACGTTTTTCGGTATGATGCTTGTCGGAGCATTTATTGTAATGTATTTTATGTACCGCGTAAGTATAATTGGACTATTTGCATTACCAGTTGCTCTTTTATTAATTGCCTATGCAAGTATGTTCCCGAGGGAAATATCCCCGCTTATCCCATCTTTAAAAAGTAACTGGTTACACATTCACGTGACGACTGCAGCAGCAGGACAAGCAATTTTAGCAATTAGTTTTATTACGGGCGTTATGTATTTATTGAAAAATGTAGATCAATCAACGAGAAGTAAACGTACATTTTGGTTAGAAACGGTAGTGTTCACACTTGTTTGTACAGTTGGATTTATTGCGGTAACGACAGTATTCTCCAGTATGAAATATGAAGCTAAGTTTCAATGGATTGATAAAAATGAACAACAAGTCGAGATGAAGTATAATCTCCCAGCTTTAGTTGGACCACATGAAGGGAAGTTACTGACAGAAAATAAATTAGAACCGACAGTCGAAGTTCCAGCGATTGTAAATGCGAAAAAATTAAATACTGTTATTTGGTCAGTAATAGTTGGAACACTACTTTATGTTGTATTAAGACTTGTTTTACGCAAACGAGTATCAGCGGCACTTCAGCCACTAGTAAAGAATACGAATAGTGATTTACTGGATGAAATCGGATATCGATCTATTGCAATTGGATTCCCAGTTTTCACATTAGGTGCGCTAATTTTTGCGATGATTTGGGCTCAAATAGCATGGACGCGTTTTTGGGGGTGGGATCCGAAAGAGGTTTGGGCACTTATAACGTGGCTCTTTTATGCGGCAGTATTACATTTACGATTATCTAAAGGATGGCATGGGGAAAAATCAGCGT
This region includes:
- the resB gene encoding cytochrome c biogenesis protein ResB codes for the protein MLKEIKCECGHVNPIGTIFCEACGKPFESNENVKLLDMRYEGSARRSLTQTKTIVDKIWSFFSSVKVGVWLIVITLAASAIGTIFPQEMYITPGIAPAEYYKQEYGFLGQLYYQLGFNNLYGSWWYMILIASIGTSLVICSLDRVIPLYKALKKQGVKRHPSFLKRQRLYGTGTPQDGDLERVQKNLKKRNYNVKVEDGNVLAEKGRFSRWGPYVNHIGLIIFLFGAMLRFLPSMYVDEALWLRDGETKEVPGTDGQYYLKNEKFIKEVYDKSKDKEVFDEAIDRVGDKMIAKNFQTNAVLYKAVGENIAGQKPKLEKVKEAEIRVNEPLKFDQFAVYQVDYKESEFKSMSFHLQNKENNQKWGPIKVDLANPTEKYDLGNGYSLELLSYFPDFYFDENGKPNTKTKLPNNPAFVFKMFTPETPDGEVSFVGIQQNIEADGNNKYKMSFAGVEMQNATALTVRKDLTLWILGIGGFIFMVGVIQGMYWNHRRIWIQRVNDEWWIAGHTNKNWFGLKKDIERILEGTAIPQPNDKVIDKKIS
- the resC gene encoding cytochrome c biogenesis protein ResC produces the protein MVQISSNFLFTAFILYLIATLFFGGAIKEKGHKWANVGITITILGFIAQTVYFVTRWIASGHAPVSNFFEFGTFFGMMLVGAFIVMYFMYRVSIIGLFALPVALLLIAYASMFPREISPLIPSLKSNWLHIHVTTAAAGQAILAISFITGVMYLLKNVDQSTRSKRTFWLETVVFTLVCTVGFIAVTTVFSSMKYEAKFQWIDKNEQQVEMKYNLPALVGPHEGKLLTENKLEPTVEVPAIVNAKKLNTVIWSVIVGTLLYVVLRLVLRKRVSAALQPLVKNTNSDLLDEIGYRSIAIGFPVFTLGALIFAMIWAQIAWTRFWGWDPKEVWALITWLFYAAVLHLRLSKGWHGEKSAWLAVIGFAIIMFNFIVVNLIIAGLHSYA